A single genomic interval of Saccharothrix saharensis harbors:
- the tatA gene encoding Sec-independent protein translocase subunit TatA: protein MPNLGPTELIIIAVVIILLFGAKKLPDMARSIGRSAKILKAETKGLRSEDDPQQQPGTTAQQAPAPQQLPPVQPQVAQQPVAQQPVAQPQQVVQPVAQPVQPQVAQPIEQSAQNLQNKQNTN, encoded by the coding sequence GTGCCTAACCTCGGACCAACCGAGCTGATCATCATCGCCGTGGTGATCATCCTGCTCTTCGGCGCGAAGAAGCTGCCGGACATGGCGCGCTCGATCGGCCGCTCGGCGAAGATCCTCAAGGCGGAGACCAAGGGCCTGCGCAGCGAGGACGACCCGCAGCAGCAGCCGGGCACGACGGCGCAGCAGGCGCCCGCGCCGCAGCAGCTGCCGCCCGTCCAGCCGCAGGTGGCCCAGCAGCCGGTGGCCCAGCAGCCGGTGGCGCAGCCGCAGCAGGTCGTCCAGCCCGTGGCGCAGCCGGTCCAGCCGCAGGTGGCCCAGCCCATCGAGCAGTCCGCGCAGAACCTGCAGAACAAGCAGAACACCAACTAG
- a CDS encoding helix-turn-helix transcriptional regulator: protein MAIARAERLVNLVLCLLSTRQYLTAERIRAIVPGYADAATDEAFFRMFERDKTELRDLGVPLETGRSAGLDAIDGYRIARRDYELGDIDLEPDEAAAVALAARLWDSPQFTGAAHGALIKLRAAGVDVDQDVHVPVEPKVRTSEPAFPPLLAAVQEGRVVEFDYRRPVPVEVRTRTVEPWGVVAWRGRWYLVGHDRDRDAPRCFRLSRIVGDVRAIGKAGAVQRPDRFDLLSFVVRNQPAADQPPATARLWVAAGRAQGVRRRAEVVGSREFDGEPGDVLEIELRFPDSAAGWIAGFGPDVVVLEPELLAKTVREKLLGALRGAGVRA from the coding sequence GTGGCCATCGCACGTGCCGAACGGCTCGTCAACCTGGTGCTGTGCCTGCTGTCGACCCGGCAGTACCTGACCGCCGAACGCATCCGCGCCATCGTCCCCGGCTATGCCGACGCCGCGACGGACGAGGCGTTCTTCCGCATGTTCGAACGAGACAAGACCGAGCTGCGCGACCTCGGCGTGCCGCTGGAGACGGGTCGCAGCGCGGGCCTGGACGCGATCGACGGCTACCGCATCGCCCGCCGGGACTACGAGCTCGGCGACATCGACCTGGAGCCGGACGAGGCCGCCGCCGTCGCACTGGCCGCACGACTGTGGGACTCGCCGCAGTTCACCGGCGCCGCGCACGGCGCGCTGATCAAGCTCCGCGCCGCGGGCGTGGACGTCGACCAGGACGTGCACGTGCCGGTCGAGCCGAAGGTCCGCACCAGCGAACCGGCGTTCCCGCCGCTGCTCGCGGCCGTGCAGGAGGGGCGCGTGGTCGAGTTCGACTACCGCCGCCCGGTACCGGTCGAGGTGCGCACCCGCACGGTCGAGCCGTGGGGCGTGGTCGCCTGGCGCGGCCGGTGGTACCTCGTCGGGCACGATCGCGACCGGGACGCGCCCCGCTGCTTCCGGTTGTCCAGGATCGTGGGCGACGTCCGCGCGATCGGCAAGGCCGGCGCCGTGCAGCGGCCCGACCGGTTCGACCTGCTGTCGTTCGTGGTCCGCAACCAGCCCGCCGCCGACCAGCCGCCCGCCACGGCCAGGTTGTGGGTCGCGGCGGGCCGGGCCCAGGGCGTGCGCCGGCGGGCGGAGGTCGTCGGCTCCCGCGAGTTCGACGGCGAGCCCGGGGACGTGCTGGAGATCGAGCTGAGGTTCCCCGACTCGGCCGCCGGCTGGATCGCGGGCTTCGGCCCGGACGTGGTGGTGCTCGAACCGGAACTGCTGGCCAAGACGGTGCGGGAGAAGCTGCTCGGCGCGCTGCGCGGCGCGGGGGTGCGTGCGTGA
- a CDS encoding bacteriophage holin, whose product MPYLPILAPIALGVVVLVLTCVRVIRSLRRFRAASTLVGDRVGDGVGLLRARFAALGVAVAERRPDHAREGKPRVPSVDRGRQEDNGA is encoded by the coding sequence GTGCCGTACTTGCCGATCCTGGCGCCGATCGCCCTCGGGGTGGTCGTGCTCGTCCTGACCTGCGTCCGAGTCATCCGATCCTTGCGCCGCTTCCGCGCCGCAAGCACTCTGGTGGGTGACAGGGTCGGCGATGGTGTCGGTCTGCTGCGGGCGCGGTTCGCCGCGCTCGGGGTGGCCGTCGCCGAACGGCGTCCGGATCACGCCCGCGAGGGCAAGCCCCGCGTACCATCGGTGGACCGGGGGAGACAGGAGGACAACGGTGCCTAA
- the tatC gene encoding twin-arginine translocase subunit TatC yields the protein MSLKDHLYDLRHRLGLALLFIALGAIFGFIWWEVRFFGLPDLGDIVVQPYCGIPETQRLTQEGRGCQLLQTKPFEVFMIRLKVGAGAGMALTSPLWLYQLWRFISPGLYAKERRVAVVFVACASVLFVAGATLAFYVVPQGLAVLVGFGDDQFITALTAGEYVSFVMALLLIFGVSFELPLIVVMLNQVGVVSYEKLNKWRRGIVFTLFIFAAIATPGTDPISMVALAVALVLLFELAIQIARVHDKRVARRRKAEGLDDIPDDVAAPFDYTPSAVEEPSPDPVPTPDPAPGRVRYDDVT from the coding sequence ATGTCGTTGAAGGACCACCTCTACGACCTCCGGCACCGGCTGGGGCTGGCGCTGCTGTTCATCGCGCTGGGCGCGATCTTCGGCTTCATCTGGTGGGAGGTGCGGTTCTTCGGGCTGCCGGACCTGGGCGACATCGTCGTCCAGCCCTACTGCGGCATCCCGGAGACGCAGCGGCTCACCCAGGAGGGCCGGGGCTGCCAGCTGCTGCAGACCAAGCCGTTCGAGGTCTTCATGATCCGGCTCAAGGTCGGCGCGGGCGCGGGCATGGCGCTGACCTCGCCGCTGTGGCTCTACCAGCTGTGGCGGTTCATCTCGCCGGGCCTGTACGCCAAGGAGCGGCGGGTCGCCGTCGTCTTCGTGGCGTGCGCGTCGGTGCTGTTCGTCGCGGGCGCCACGCTCGCGTTCTACGTCGTGCCGCAGGGCCTGGCGGTGCTGGTCGGTTTCGGCGACGACCAGTTCATCACGGCGTTGACGGCGGGCGAGTACGTCAGCTTCGTGATGGCGTTGCTGCTGATCTTCGGCGTGAGCTTCGAGCTGCCGCTCATCGTGGTGATGCTCAACCAGGTCGGCGTGGTCAGCTACGAGAAGCTGAACAAGTGGCGGCGCGGCATCGTGTTCACGCTGTTCATCTTCGCCGCGATCGCCACACCGGGCACCGACCCGATCTCCATGGTCGCGCTGGCGGTGGCGCTCGTGCTGCTGTTCGAGCTGGCGATCCAGATCGCCCGGGTGCACGACAAGCGGGTCGCGCGCCGGCGCAAGGCCGAGGGCCTGGACGACATCCCGGACGACGTCGCCGCGCCGTTCGACTACACGCCGTCGGCGGTCGAGGAACCGTCACCCGATCCGGTGCCCACGCCCGACCCGGCGCCCGGCCGGGTCCGCTACGACGACGTGACCTGA
- a CDS encoding helix-turn-helix transcriptional regulator has translation MNASSDRLPRLLALVPYLLARPGIPIDEVAADFEVTPKQIRKDLELLWMCGLPGYGPGDLIDLSFESDTVTVTFDAGMSRPLRLTAAEATSLLVALRALVETPGVADQDAVQRAVAKIEAAVGQAQPAGVAVGLALREAPETSRVRDTVSDGVLRKRALHLRYYTPSRDEITERVVDPMRMLLVEGRGYLEAWCRAADGVRLFRLDRIDAVDVLDEPASPPPHATPTDTSEGLFQPDPSQRTAVLVLEPDARWVAEYYPTDGLVELGDGRARVLMRYADTAWMVRLLLGLGGEAHVEQPSDLVAEVARQAEAALRRADHLPAT, from the coding sequence GTGAACGCCTCCTCCGACCGGCTGCCCCGGCTGCTGGCCCTCGTGCCCTACCTGCTGGCCCGGCCCGGCATCCCCATCGACGAGGTCGCCGCCGACTTCGAGGTCACGCCCAAGCAGATCCGCAAGGACCTGGAACTGCTGTGGATGTGCGGTCTGCCCGGCTACGGCCCGGGCGACCTGATCGACCTGTCGTTCGAGAGCGACACGGTCACCGTCACGTTCGACGCGGGCATGAGCCGGCCGCTGCGCCTGACCGCGGCCGAGGCGACGTCGCTGCTGGTGGCGCTGCGCGCGCTGGTGGAGACACCGGGCGTGGCCGACCAGGACGCGGTGCAGCGCGCGGTGGCCAAGATCGAGGCCGCCGTCGGCCAGGCGCAGCCCGCGGGCGTCGCCGTGGGCCTGGCCCTGCGGGAAGCGCCCGAGACGTCACGCGTGCGGGACACGGTGTCCGACGGCGTCCTGCGCAAGCGCGCGCTGCACCTGCGCTACTACACGCCGTCACGCGACGAGATCACCGAACGGGTCGTGGACCCGATGCGGATGCTGCTGGTGGAGGGCCGCGGCTACCTGGAGGCGTGGTGCCGCGCGGCGGACGGCGTGCGGCTGTTCCGGCTCGACCGGATCGACGCCGTCGACGTGCTGGACGAGCCCGCGTCCCCGCCGCCGCACGCCACGCCCACCGACACGTCGGAGGGGTTGTTCCAGCCGGACCCGTCGCAGCGCACTGCCGTGCTGGTGCTCGAACCGGACGCCCGCTGGGTGGCCGAGTACTACCCGACCGACGGCCTGGTGGAGCTCGGCGACGGCCGGGCCAGGGTGCTCATGCGCTACGCCGACACCGCCTGGATGGTCCGCCTGCTGCTCGGGCTGGGCGGTGAAGCGCACGTCGAGCAGCCGTCCGACCTGGTGGCCGAGGTAGCCCGGCAGGCCGAGGCGGCATTGCGCCGGGCGGATCACCTCCCGGCAACCTAG
- a CDS encoding diacylglycerol/lipid kinase family protein has protein sequence MSTSLRAALLVCPASGKGRAARMAGTVAHRLRGAVDRLDLHVAPTAEGTAEAARRAVADGVDVLVVLGGDGGAHLAVQACAESSTALAVVPAGTGNDLAAALGTTSVDDVVAALREGTRARFDLGRVAGGPWFATVLCAGFDSAVNERANAMRWPAGPRRYDLAILAELAALTPRRLVVETEDEVLELDALLVAVGNTTSYGGGIPVCPDASVTDGLFDLTVVRAAPRRTLLRMLPTLRTGRHVDHPAVRTLRARSARLSGPSWVAYADGERLSAVPLTTTCVPGALTAVTGGG, from the coding sequence ATGTCGACGTCACTGCGGGCGGCCCTGCTGGTGTGCCCCGCCTCGGGCAAGGGCAGGGCCGCGCGCATGGCGGGCACGGTCGCGCACCGGCTGCGCGGCGCGGTCGACCGCCTCGACCTGCACGTCGCACCCACCGCCGAGGGCACCGCCGAAGCCGCGCGCCGAGCCGTCGCCGACGGGGTCGACGTGCTCGTGGTGCTCGGCGGCGACGGGGGCGCGCACCTGGCCGTGCAGGCGTGCGCGGAGTCCTCCACCGCCCTGGCCGTGGTGCCCGCCGGCACCGGCAACGACCTGGCCGCCGCACTGGGCACCACCTCGGTGGACGACGTCGTGGCCGCGTTGCGCGAGGGCACGCGCGCCCGGTTCGACCTCGGCCGCGTGGCAGGCGGCCCGTGGTTCGCCACCGTGCTGTGCGCGGGCTTCGACTCCGCCGTCAACGAACGCGCCAACGCCATGCGCTGGCCCGCCGGACCGCGCCGCTACGACCTGGCGATCCTGGCCGAGCTGGCGGCGCTGACGCCGCGCCGGCTGGTCGTGGAGACCGAGGACGAGGTGCTGGAACTGGACGCCCTGCTGGTCGCCGTCGGCAACACCACCAGCTACGGCGGCGGCATCCCGGTGTGCCCGGACGCGTCGGTCACCGACGGCCTGTTCGACCTGACCGTGGTGCGCGCCGCACCCCGCCGCACGCTGCTGCGGATGCTGCCCACGCTGCGCACCGGGCGGCACGTGGACCACCCGGCCGTGCGCACCCTCCGCGCCCGCTCCGCGCGGCTGTCCGGGCCGTCCTGGGTGGCCTACGCCGACGGCGAGCGGCTGAGCGCGGTGCCGTTGACGACCACGTGCGTGCCCGGCGCCCTCACCGCCGTCACCGGTGGCGGCTGA
- a CDS encoding sensor histidine kinase, protein MWLHRAMHAGFYVLLTASAARYVAYHGVAPAVLVTAAVLGAAYPVGVRWTAALPAVLALWLALVWLAPSFGWCAIPLFFQCLRQLRPRPAVPLAAVLTAAVVLAQVRLADAVEPSLVLGPVGVAVITAAVFFDRRRLLRRAGALEERQRLAREIHDTLAQGLSSITLLLELGDTDRAREVAKENLAEARRFVRDLSPLQGRTLTDALRALCDRVGVEGEPYPLPVPVEVALLRVAQGALANVREHAGATTAVITLTYLGDAVTLDVCDDGRGFDPAAIRPEPGRGYGLDAIRDRVAELGGTMTVESAPGEGTALAVSVPTP, encoded by the coding sequence GTGTGGCTGCACCGGGCGATGCACGCGGGCTTCTACGTGCTGTTGACGGCGTCGGCGGCGCGGTACGTCGCGTACCACGGCGTCGCGCCCGCCGTGCTGGTCACCGCCGCCGTGCTGGGCGCGGCCTACCCGGTGGGCGTGCGGTGGACCGCCGCGCTGCCCGCCGTGCTGGCGCTGTGGCTGGCGCTGGTGTGGCTCGCGCCGAGCTTCGGCTGGTGCGCCATCCCGCTGTTCTTCCAGTGCCTGCGGCAACTGCGCCCGCGGCCGGCCGTGCCGCTGGCCGCCGTGCTGACCGCCGCCGTGGTGCTGGCGCAGGTGCGGCTGGCCGACGCGGTCGAGCCGAGCCTGGTGCTGGGGCCGGTCGGGGTCGCGGTCATCACGGCCGCCGTGTTCTTCGACCGCCGCCGGCTGCTGCGCCGGGCGGGCGCGCTGGAGGAGCGGCAGCGGCTGGCCCGGGAGATCCACGACACGCTGGCGCAGGGCCTGTCCAGCATCACGCTGCTGCTGGAGCTCGGCGACACCGACCGCGCCCGCGAGGTGGCCAAGGAGAACCTGGCCGAGGCGCGCCGGTTCGTGCGCGACCTGTCCCCCTTGCAGGGCCGCACGCTGACCGACGCGTTGCGCGCCCTGTGCGACCGGGTCGGGGTGGAGGGTGAGCCGTACCCGCTGCCGGTGCCGGTGGAGGTGGCGTTGCTGCGGGTCGCGCAGGGCGCGTTGGCCAACGTCCGCGAGCACGCCGGCGCCACCACCGCCGTGATCACGCTGACCTACCTGGGTGACGCGGTGACGCTCGACGTGTGCGACGACGGCCGCGGGTTCGACCCGGCCGCGATCCGCCCCGAGCCGGGCCGCGGTTACGGGTTGGACGCGATCCGCGACCGGGTCGCCGAGCTGGGCGGCACGATGACGGTGGAGAGCGCGCCGGGCGAGGGCACGGCGCTGGCCGTGAGCGTGCCGACGCCGTGA
- a CDS encoding GlcG/HbpS family heme-binding protein, with the protein MRKTTIAVLVALSVVGAGGYATADRQHGRSGVAVRTATTITVDAAVKAAQAALDAAEKDGQRVTVAVVDRGGDVVVLLHGDGAGPQTEESARRKAFTSVSFNAPTSALASRVTGDGATLRDIPGTLFLAGGLPVVSDGAPVAGIGVGGAPSGDLDERYARAGLTAIGA; encoded by the coding sequence ATGCGCAAGACCACGATCGCGGTGCTGGTGGCGTTGTCCGTGGTGGGCGCCGGCGGGTACGCGACGGCCGACCGGCAGCACGGGCGCAGCGGGGTCGCGGTGCGGACCGCGACGACGATCACGGTCGACGCGGCGGTGAAGGCCGCGCAGGCGGCGCTGGACGCGGCCGAGAAGGACGGGCAGCGGGTCACCGTCGCCGTGGTGGACCGGGGCGGTGACGTGGTCGTGCTGCTGCACGGCGACGGCGCGGGCCCGCAGACCGAGGAGTCGGCCCGCCGCAAGGCGTTCACGTCGGTGTCGTTCAACGCCCCGACCTCGGCCCTGGCCTCCCGCGTGACCGGCGACGGCGCCACCCTCCGCGACATCCCGGGCACGCTGTTCCTGGCCGGCGGCCTGCCGGTGGTCTCCGACGGCGCCCCGGTCGCCGGCATCGGCGTCGGCGGCGCCCCCAGCGGCGACCTCGACGAGCGCTACGCCCGCGCCGGCCTGACCGCCATCGGCGCCTGA